One genomic segment of Odocoileus virginianus isolate 20LAN1187 ecotype Illinois chromosome 33, Ovbor_1.2, whole genome shotgun sequence includes these proteins:
- the UNKL gene encoding putative E3 ubiquitin-protein ligase UNKL isoform X5: MTPPQQPPPLKSEPRALGPAASSYNSFGLNGVPGSIWDFVSGSFSPSPSPILNTGPAASSGVSPSSAELARVRRQLDEAKRKIRQWEESWQQVKQACDAWQREAKEAKERALAADSARQLALQKKEEVEAQFRRLQEELEGRGLASALPGLHGCGDIGAIPLPKLHSLQSQLRLDLEAVDGVIFQLRAKQCVVCGERAGAVLRPCQHRVLCEPCAASAPECAYCAGQPLPW, translated from the exons ATGACGCCCCCCCAGCAGCCGCCGCCCCTCAAGTCAGAGCCCAGAGCACTGGGCCCCGCAGCCTCGTCCTACAACTCCTTCG GCTTGAACGGCGTCCCCGGCAGCATCTGGGACTTCGTCTCTGGCAGCTTCTCTCCCAGCccgtcccccatcctgaacactgGCCCTGCAGCCTCCTCAGGCGTGAGTCCCAGCAGCGCCGAGCTGGCCCGGGTCCGGCGGCAGCTGGACGAGGCCAAGAGGAAGATCCGGCAGTGGGAGGAGTCCTGGCAGCAGGTGAAGCAG GCCTGCGACGCGTGGCAGCGGGAGGCCAAGGAGGCCAAGGAGCGGGCGCTCGCGGCTGACAGTGCCCGGCAGCTGGCGCTGCAGAagaaggaggaggtggaggcGCAGTTCCGACGGctgcaggaggagctggagggCCGGGGCTTGGCCTCCGCGCTCCCTGGGCTGCACGGCTGCGGTGACATCGGTGCCATCCCTCTCCCCAAGCTGCACTCGCTGCAGAGTCAGCTGCGCCTGGATTTGGAGGCGGTGGACGGG GTGATCTTCCAGCTGCGGGCGAAACAGTGCGTGGTGTGCGGGGAGCGGGCGGGCGCCGTCCTGCGGCCCTGCCAGCACCGCGTGCTCTGCGAGCCCTGCGCGGCCAGTGCCCCCGAGTGCGCCTACTGCGCaggccagcccctgccctggtGA